The sequence GACCTGCTGGCGTATCTCGCCGCCCGACCCGGCCGGGTAGTGTCCCGGCGGGAGCTCTTGGAGGAGGTATGGCGGCAGCCGTCGGTAGGCGAGGACCAGACCATCGACGTTCACCTGTACTGGCTACGCCGAAAGATGGGCGAGTCCGCGGCGAAGCCGCGCTACCTGCGCACCGTGCGGGGGGTGGGCTTCCGACTGGTGGCCCCGGACTGAGGCTGGCGCTGGCCTACCTCACGGCCGGCATGTGCGCGCTGGTCGCGCTGGCGTTCCTGATCCCGCTCGGGGTGAGCCTGCGCGACGACGTCCGCGACGAGGCGCTGGCCGACGCGGCGCGGCGCAGCGCGCTGGTCACCGGAGCGCTGGCGGTCAGCACGGAACCGGCGGCCGTGCGGCGGGCCGTGGAGGCCACCGGGGACGACCCGGCGACCCGGCCGGTGGTGCACGGGCTGGGCGGGGACGAGACGGCCGGCCGGGCCCTCGATGCGGACCTGCAACGGGCCCGTACGGAGAAGCGGTCGGTGGTCACCGACGTCTCCGGCGGGGTGCTGCGGTTGGATCCGGTGGTGCTCGACGGCCGGGTGGCCGTGGTGGAGGTGTTCGTCCCCGAGGCCGACCTCGACGAGGGCTTCGGCGCCACCTGGCTGCTGCTGACCGCCGTCGCCGTTGCCCTGGTCGGCGCCGCCGTGATCGTGGTGGACCGGGTGGCGGCCCGCGCGGTCGACTCCACCCGGGGGCTGGTCAAGGCGGCCCTGGCCGTCGGCGACGGCGACCTCGGCGTACGCGTCGAGCCGAGCGGCCCGCGGGAGCTGGCCGAGGCCGGGTACGCGTTCAACCGGATGGCCGACCGGCTGGTCGCCTCCCGCACCGACGAACGGGAGCTGGTGGCGGACCTGTCGCACCGGCTGCGGACGCCGCTGACGGTGCTGCGGCTGGACGCCGAGGGGCTGGACTCCGACGACACCAGCGTCGGCTCGTTCACCCCGGCGGAGCTGGACCGGCGGCGCACGATCCGGCGCATCCGGCAGGCGATCGTCACCCTCGAGGGCGAGATCGACGTGCTGATCAAGACCACCCGCAAGGCGGTGGCCCACGAGGCCGGGCCGGCGGAGTGCGACGTCAGTGAGGTGGTCCGGGACCGGATGGTGTTCTGGGCGGCGCTGGCCGGCGACCAGAACCGGCCGCACCGGGTCAGCGGCGCCCAGCTGCGCATCCCCGCGCTGGTGCCGCGCGCCGAGCTGGCCGCCGCGTTGGACGCGGTGATCGGCAACGTGTTCCGCTACACCCCGCAGGGGACGGCGTTCGAGGTGGCGGTCTCCCGCCGGGACGGCTACGTGGCCATCCGGATCGACGACGCCGGCCCCGGCATCGCCAACCCGGACCGGGCGCTGCGCCGGGGCGCCAGCGACCAGGGCTCCACCGGGCTGGGGCTG comes from Micromonospora purpureochromogenes and encodes:
- a CDS encoding HAMP domain-containing sensor histidine kinase — translated: MCALVALAFLIPLGVSLRDDVRDEALADAARRSALVTGALAVSTEPAAVRRAVEATGDDPATRPVVHGLGGDETAGRALDADLQRARTEKRSVVTDVSGGVLRLDPVVLDGRVAVVEVFVPEADLDEGFGATWLLLTAVAVALVGAAVIVVDRVAARAVDSTRGLVKAALAVGDGDLGVRVEPSGPRELAEAGYAFNRMADRLVASRTDERELVADLSHRLRTPLTVLRLDAEGLDSDDTSVGSFTPAELDRRRTIRRIRQAIVTLEGEIDVLIKTTRKAVAHEAGPAECDVSEVVRDRMVFWAALAGDQNRPHRVSGAQLRIPALVPRAELAAALDAVIGNVFRYTPQGTAFEVAVSRRDGYVAIRIDDAGPGIANPDRALRRGASDQGSTGLGLDIAKRVALQANGSVSIDRARLGGASVVMLLADPEATPRQVNRFGLVGRMAREAREQKTGGRRWPRQRPADD